GATCCAAGCCCCTCTGCTGGAGTTTGAATGGGGACCCGGGCACCAGCCTCATGCCCTTGACTGAAGCAGTCCCTGCTTCCAGCACAGCCTGTTTGACAAGTGtccagaaggccaaggtgggctcaGTGGCAGCAGGCGTGGCCACTGAGGGCCACTGAGGGCTGGGGCCTCTGGGGCAGCTGCCCAGGTCCCAGGAGAAATGGTGGGAAGGCAATCGTTTGGGGACCCTCAGGTCACAGGGAGGGATGTGAGGAGCAATGGTCTCCTTTTGGAACCTtaaaggaaacaggctcagagaggcagtTAAGACATCCTCATGGTGGCACTGGGGGTTAGGAGTGGAGGTGGCATAGACTCCTGTCTCCCAGTTCCCCGTCTGCCATGGCCCCCTCCAGCGTGACACTCATTCCCTTTGAATTCTTTGAGTCATTGAGTAGGCACTGTGCTGGGGCCACAGGGGTGAAGGACCTAGCTCCTGACCCCAGAAGCAATGGGGATGATCCAGTGGGAAGGGGATGGAGGGGAGCGCAGACCGGGCAAGTCAAGGCAAGCTGCCTGGAGGCTGTGAGACTTGAGCTGGGGTTCAGAGGTAGTCAAGGTGGGAATATCCGGGAGGGATATTCCAGGCAGGGgaagagcatgtgcaaaggcacagagtCCCGGAAGAATGAGACACACTAGGACCCAGCAAGCCGAGTGAGTGTTAGAACAGAGCTTGAGAGGGGAAGGACTGAAGAATTCAGAGGGGCAAACTGAGGCGGGATAGCAGAGCCTGGAGCTAAGCCAAGGATTTGACCCTGCAAGTTCTGTGGAGCCATGGTAGGCTCTATAGCATAGGGGTGACATGAGTGGATTCACATTTTGGAACCAGCCTTGGCACCAGTGTGCAGGGAGTGGCAGGCAGGGAGGCTGGTTAGGCCACTGCAGGATTCCAGGAAGGAGAGGATGGGCCGGGACTGAGCGGCGCCACGGGATGGACTGGAGGATGATTTCGGACCCCTGAGGGCAGTTGTGACGGAGCCAGGGGGCCCGCTGGAGGTGAGGGTGGGTGCCCAAGTGTGGACAACTCTTTCTGGAAGCCTAACTGGGAGCGGAAGGGACAGAGGGCGCTTCAGAGGGGCCCTAGACTGAAGAGGGATTTTTCCAACATGGGCGCTGCTGCCAGGTCTGTGGGTGAATGAGGCAGAAGGGGAACCAGGGACGGGAAGCACCCACCTGGGTCCTGCCAGGAGGAGCCGGGGCAGCTGGGCGAGCAGGGGGCGTCTCCAGAGCAGGTGGGCAGAACACATGCAGAATCCCTTGGGTGATCTGGAATCACCGTGGGCCCTACCCCAGTCTTCATCGGAATCCCGGAGGGGTGGGGGATGTCATCTGTTCTCCTAACAAGCCTCCTGGCGACTCTTGCAAGCATAGTTGGACCCCAAAAGTGAGGCCAGCTTTGAAGTGGAGCATCCTTAGGGGAAGTGGCGAGGCCCTCCAGGCTTGAGCTGGCAAGAGggtgcccctgccccagcctaTGGAGGGCCTGCGCCCTAGGGGCTCACTGCCCGGCAGGATTTCCTCGAGCAGCGGGGAGGCTCGGCAGGACTGGGGAGTTGAAGGAActggccagggtgggtggaggtCTGGGGTCTGGGCTGGGTCCAGCAGGctcagagaaaggagagggcGGGGTGTTTATATTTCCCGGGATTTCGGGCAGAGGGGTGGCAGCAATAGGGAGGGACGGAGGTGGCCCAGGTATTAGAATAGAAGTGGGGGTGGCGGCGTCCTGAGAGGTTTAGGATGTGGCAGAGGCAGCCCAGGGCTCTCCCTAGAGTTCTGTTTACTGGCTCCTGGCCAGGTAGGGCAGGTGCTTTGGTATCTGGCCCCAGGGCAAAGGATGTAGCCAGTTCCCCAAGCCCTCCCTGCAACACACCCAGGAAAATGACAACAGGGCAGCGTCCCTGGGCTTTCAGGAGAAAGCTGCATTCCTCTGGGCCAGTCTACCACACCTTGAGTTCCCCAAAAGTGgcccagagaaagagagggtGACAGCCAGGCTGGGCTGTTCCTTCGGGTTTTATTACACGGTGGGGTCCGACATAGCCGAGAAGCAAGGACCCATCCCAGGAATTCAAACACAGGACGGCCGCTGGCTCAGCCGCCACACCCACTCTCCCCGGGCAGTTCCTGAGTCCTCCAccgcccctgcccagccccttctGCTGCCTCTCCCCGCCCCCCAGGCCAGGCGCTGGGCCAGCAATGCAAATGGCTGGGGATGGGATCACCAAGGTGAAGGCCAAGCCACCTACCCCTACTCTGACAGGCCAGCTCCCCACAACCTGCATCCCCAATACCTGAATCTCCATTTGCAAACACAGTGTTACGCCCAGGGGTTGGGCTGGGTCCTTCCCATCCCAGGGCAGCTGAAGGTGGGTGGCCCCTATATACTGCCCGAGGGCCTTCAGGGACCTTGCTCCTCTGTGcaccctcacaacaaccctgtgaggtaggtggggtgggaggagttaCCCCCTGGACTAAGGCTCAAGGAGGCGATGTGACTGGGCCAGGAAGGAGTGCATCCGCCATGCAGCAGGGGAGCCCGGGAAAGGGGACGCGGGGGCTGGAGAGACACAGCCAGACATTGCCACACGTCCGCCATGAGCAGTCGGCTCTGCCCAGAGATCCTGGGGCCCACCTTGGGCCTTGAGAGGTCCCGGgggcccccgccccgccccggccctGGAGGCAGGGGTAAGTCACAGCCCCACAGGTGCAGACAGAGGAGGCTTCTTCCTTCTCAGGCCCGGGGCCCACCCCATGGTACAAAAATAAAGGATTTCAGATGGGAACCCCAAGTCCCTGGAGGTGATCTGGGGCCTCACATCCGGGTGCCTCTGGCTTGTAACAGctagaaaaaaaagaggggaaggaCAGGAGGATGGGAGGGACGGAGGTGGGGCCGGTAAGGAGGGGGTGATGCAGGGCCAGGGGGTGGAGGAGATTGAAGGggcggggagagggagagagagagaggcagttGAGTCACAGGCTTCCTTCTGGAGAAGGCGATggggctgaggcccagagaaggtggATTCAGAATTGAGTGGGGGAGGAGCAGGAAGGGTGCCCAACTAACCCATCCAGGAGCCCCATGCCCTGTCTTGGGCTCAGTGGCAGCCACCTACAGAGGCCAGATTCTGCCAAGACTCTTAACGGGGTGGGATGGGGGTTGGTCAGGCTGGGAAAAGCACTGATGCCCCAGGCGAAAGGAGCCACGGAGAGCAGCTGTTTGTCCCCATTTTAGAGGCAATTGTGGCCCAGAGAGGgacagtgacttgcccaaagtcacacagcaggaAGAAAAGACTGGGGTGGGGGCTTGTGGGCATGTGGCCAGGTTTTTTTCTGACACTCTGCAATCCTTAAGCCAGCTCTGGCTGACACTTCATAGGCCAAGGGTATCCAAAAGTGGCCTGTCCTCCCCATCCCCACAGAAATAGGGGATGCCACAAGGCAGTGACACAGGAGCTCCTGGATGTGCAGGGACTCGGCCAAGGCCTCTGGCTTCAGCGGGTCCCTCCCTCCCCGCAAGCCTGGCTCTGGTGCTGATGGGCTGGTGGGAAAGTTCCCACTCCCTAACTTTCTTCTCTCAGAGCTTCACCCCCAAGGCCAAGGTCGGATGAGAAACTTTGGTGGGTGGAGATAATCAGCCGAAAGCTCGGCTCAAGTCCAAGGATCAAGAGATGAGCACCCTCCTCGCTCCACCCCTCCCTCCAGCACCGCCAAGCTACAAACCAGGGATGGCAGCTCTGGGGGCGGGCGAGGGGCCGAGGAGAagccctcactgcaagctcagcctcagGTCTGAGAGAGTGCGGACGGGAACCTGCAAGGAGGAAACGTGAGGAGGAGGCCGGGAGGAGAGGAGGCGGGGCAGGGCCTGCGGCCGGGGCCCAGCCTCAGTGGTGCCCGGCAGGGTTGGTGGGCACACAGGAGGTGCAGCTGCGCCCCTCCTCCccgggctgggaggcaggaggtacCAGAAGGGGCGCAGGAGGCGGCAGGCAGGACGCTCTGGGATGCAGGGCCAGGGGGCCTGGGTGGAGGGCACGGGAGGCTGGGACCAGGGCAGACCCGGGATGGAGGCGTGAGCAGGCAGAGAGAAAACCCGGACAGGGGCAGAGAGGGAAGAGGCAGGGTGCAGATGAGatccaggaggaagaagaggtggaTGAAGATGAGGCAGGACCTCCAGCGGGAAGCGGAGGAGGAGGCAGtggtgggagggagaaaaggtTAGCGGGATCCTGAGATGACTGGGCTgcaaagagaaagtgagagaaggGATGGTTATGCGGGTGAGGCGCCAGGCAAGTGGCTGAGCTAACCCTGGTGCCCCCCCAGCAGCCCCGGGGCCCCCGGTTCTGCAGCTGGCTCCAGCAGGGAGTGGGCGGGAGGCTCCGACTTTGCTTAGCAATCATCCTCCTGGGGGTTGGCTGCACCTTTCTCCTGTGCATCTGCCTCCACCTGCACCtgttccacctccacctcctccacctcctcctcctgctgctgctgctcctccagCTGCTCCTCCGTGCTCTGTGAACCAGCCGGCGGACCCAGGGAAGAAAGAGTGGAGACACTAACAGAGGGGCCAGGGCCTGCTGGCTATCCCCAAAGACCCGTCTCAGGCAAGGTGAAAGGGACCTCAGGAGAGGGAAGGGCTCCAGCCACAGAAGCTGGGGGCATCTTCTCCAGTCCCCTGGGCAGCTTGGGGAGGGCCTGGGGAAAGCAGCTGAGGATGGGGTGCTGTGGTCATGCTCTGGGGTCAGCCTGGCTGCTGTTACATAGAGTGAGGCTACAGCGAGGGCATGAAGCAGAATGGGGAGGGTGTGGGACTGGGGTATCCCTGAGGGGTGCCTGGGAAGGCCTTGTTTGGAAAGACTGCTCCTGAGTAGAAATGTGGCCAAGGAAGCCCCAGGGCAGACACCACCCAGATCTGGGATGCCACCAGGTCTCTGATACCCCAGGTCCAGGGGCTTTGGCCCAAAAAGGCAGAAGGAGCAGGCTCGCTCTGCACCCTTGCAGGGCAGCACCAGCCCTggcagtggtgggggtgggtgggcaggCAGGGTGCGTCACAGCAGGACAgggaggcagacagacagacagacaggaagCCAGAGATAAGCCTCCACTGTGCAGGGGTGGGCCCCAGGTGGGGCAGCCTGCCTTCTTCCCAGCCTGGTTCACGCCTGCTCTGTGGCTCTGCCGAAGGCCCTTGGGACTTCCCACCACAGCACTGTGTCCAGGGTGGCAGGACCCCCGCTCGGCCCCCTCCCCACAGTGGTACAGTGGATGCTGCCAGGGCACTCTCAGGAGGCTGCCTCAACAGGCCAGGCAGACACACAGGACTGGCAGCCACCAGGCTGCCCCCATCCTGCAGAGCGGCCAAGGAGGGGGCCTGGGAAGGGGCAGGAGTTACAGCGGTGGCTTCCCCATCCTGGCTCAGGCCAGCTGGGGACATGCACCCGTCCCTGGGGAATAAACGGCCATATGGGATCCCAGAAGCTCCAGGCTCCAAGGCACCACAAAGAGTACGTGATCCTCCCCTCTCACTTCAGAGAGCACAGCAAAGGTGCCGGGAGAGGACAAGCCCTGTCCTAAGTCATACAGAGTGCCACGCTGTGCCCTGACCCCTAGTCCATGCCACAGTGCCTGGTGGCCACTACGCGGCCCCCTTCACGCAGCCTCTGAGTCCACTCCGGCAGCACCCTGGGATGCTCTCAtctcactgctcccagcctgggcctgggtAACGGCAGGTGGCATGGGATGGATGGCGGTGGCTGTGAGCATGGGGTTGTGCATGGGCAGCAGGGGTAGAGAGGTGGAGGGATGGTGCAGGCGCAGGGGTGGGAGAGgcggggagggtggagggagacaGGAACCTTCTCTGGAcacaggctgaggcgggtgggctCACCTTGGTTTTGCGGCTGGACTCTGAGCTCAGCCCATTCGGGGAGCTGTGGAGCTCCTTGGACACCACACACAGGAACTCTGCCTGGTCCTCGCTGCCGTAGTTGTAGGAGGAGCCGATGTTCACCAGCTAGAGGGGCGGAGCATGGGGAGAAAGACGCAGGTTGGTGTTGGGGGCCATGGGGCCGGGTAGGGCAGACCTCGGCACTCAAATCAAGACACCAGCTCAGATTCTGCTCTTGTGGCTTGCCGGGCCCGCTCCCGGGTTTGTAGAGGGCACCTCTGGGCAGGAGGGTGGAGTCTTCCCCCTTGCAACCTGTGCCTGTGGTCTGTGCCCCAGGACCAGCCTCTCTGCCTGGCTTGGCTGATCCGATCCCTGGTGGAGGGTGGCAGCATTACCGCTGTCCCTGCCAGCACCCCCAGCCTAGCCCCAGAGCCAGGCGGCCCTTCTCTAAATGCAGGCGGAGGCCTCTAAAGGGCGGCTGTCCCCTGTTCCAGATGTGGCTGACACAGGACAAGGTTGCAGGGTGGCATTGACAAGGTGGAGCCCCACAGAATATTCCCTTCACtcctggaagcagaggtgggacAGGTGGTCCACTCCTGAGACCAAAGGGCAAATGACCAATGGCCCCTGGCCTGCCTGCTCAGCCTCTGAGAGCCTGTGCAATTGCCAGAGACGCCCAGAGGCTCTCAGAGTGGCCCTGCCTTTGTTCCAGGGTCCCTAGAATAACCACGCCCACAGAGCCCTTCTGGCTAAGAAATAAGAAAGTTCTTCCAGGTGATGAATCTCATTCAGCTCTCAGGGACCCTGGAGGGACTCTCAGGCCTGCTGAAGGCCTCACAGCCAGGAAGGGGAGGAGCAGGGAATGGCATCGGGGGTCCCAAGTCCTTTCTGAGGGTCGCATACTTCAATATGGATTTCTAATGATTTGCACGACACTAGTGCCAACACAGGGAGTCCTACGGAGGGCTGTAAGCTTTACTGATGGCCCTTCTAATCTTCACAACAGTCCTACAGAGGAGGTACTGTTAGCCCACTTCACCGATGAGGAAATGGGCCTGTGGAGGAGATGCAACTTGTCCAACGTGGCAGGCATGTCCATGGCGAGGCCCAGGGGTGAGGCCAGGCCTCTGGCTCTGCACTGGGCCCATTCTTCCATCCCTCCAGGCCATCCTGGGGGCCCCGACCTTCTGCCTTGCAGTCTCCATGTGCCAGGGAGCGTGTGGGTGGGTGTGGAGAAAGGTTAGCCAAGACCTCTCCTTCTCTAAAGGCACTTTTGACCCTGGGCTCACTTTCTGGCTCTGCTCCTCTGGAAACCTGAGAGGCGGGAGGTCAGCTGCATGACTAGGGATAAAGTGCCTTGGGATAAGGATCTCCCGATGGGTAAACTGCATCTGGACTGGGGGGAACCATCGCTCACCACAAAGACCTCACGGGAAGCCACTGCTTTAGGCTCCCCTGCATGTTGCAATGCTGGCCGCTGGGCATGTCCCCTGCAGAGACCCTGAACACTGTGCATCAGGAACTGCTGGATCACGTGGTGCTGACTCAGTTCTAAGAGGCGCTGACTCCAGGTGGACTCCACTCACCTATGTGGATCTGGTCTCCTTGTACCTGGGCTGTCACTCGGGGGCCAGAGACTCGCTCATGCCACCAGACAGATCACCACCTGGTTGCTGTGAGGACTCCCACCAACAAGGATGCCCCGTGCTGCCCTGTGGCCACTGGGGctcctgtcctctctctctcgGTTAACCTGCCACAAAGTGTGGTCTCTCCTAACCTTGTTTAGTTTGATTTCAGAAGACCCCTGGGGCAGCAGGGACTGTGGTGGGGAACCCAAGGCTGGGGCTGCAAGAAGGGAGGGGCCTGCTTGGTCAGAGGCCAGGAAGCCCTAGGGTGGTCCTGGTGGCACGCCCCGTCCCCAGCGCACCTGCTCAAAGCGCCAGCCGTCAGACATGGTGGAGACCATCTGCGtgagctcctcctcctggcaCTGCAGCACGCGGTACACGTGCTTAGGCGGGACCTGGGGGCAGAAGGGTCACATAGAGGGCACCTGTGGGAGCACCAGGCACCCCAGGAGGGGCATGAGCAcctcctgccaccacccccgCAACATACccaaagaaggagagaggaagagaaagaagaggtggCTGCGGGGAGGCAGCCATGCTCTGAGTGCCTGCTCCTCACCAGGCATTCACCAGACGCCATCTCACTTAATCCTTCCAAGAATCCTAGGCATTATGGGACTTTccattgaggctcagagaggtccagttacttgcccaaggtcacccagctcaAGGGTGGAGACAGAACCAGAACACAGGTAATTCAAGAAAGAACATGGGTGGGGCTTGCGGAACATTCTGGGTCACCCTCAAGGAGTCAGGCCCTCAAGGAGACACAGAGCCTCCCCTCTTCAATCCCGTGGGCCTGGAAGATGGTTCCTCACTACCTGTCCCCCAACCCTTACACATCCCCAGGAGCAGGCGGaaaatctctctccctcttcctgcaGACTGGCCAGGGAGGCCCAGGCTCCAGGCTCACAAACGCCAGCCCCAACAGCCTGTGCCGAGCCCACCAGGTGACCATCTGATGCCACGAAATGCACGATTTGCTAATCCTGCATTGCCCTCTGCAGGGCACCCTGTACCTCCACACTGACCCCCTTCTGCCTATGAGGAAGGGATGGGTGTGCCATTCCCACCCCTCTCTATCCCATAAGAGGAAATCAAGGTCCAGAGAGGGCGAGCCTGGCCCAACATCACAGAGCAAATGGGGCTGAGACAGGGACTGAACCCCATTGTCCAACTCCCAGTCTGGGGCTGTGCTGGGCAGCCTGGGAGCCGAACAACCACGCCTCTCCTTACAGGCCAGCCTGGTCTCCCCATGATAAACACTGGTCCTGTCTTTTccaacctcctctgcctcccgccccgtctcccagcctccctctccccaccgGCCCCTGCCCTGGCATGTATGTTGCCCCTGCTCCCGACCTGGGTCACCGTGTAGTCCTTCTCTTCCATCCGGTCTTTGATGATGCGGATCAGCGGGCCGATGTTGTAGAACTCGGCTTCCTCCAGGACCCCTGGCACAGACAGAACAGATCCCAGGTCACTCCTTCTGCCTCCATGCCCCATTCTCCTCTTGTTCCCTCCACCCCGGAACCCACCTCCTGCTCCGATCACCCGCCCTGAGGGTGAGCTGAGTGTCTGTGATCTCAGGGGTCAAGCAAAAGGGAGCATTTCCTTCACTGGATCCCACGCTTCTTGTGGAAGGGGCTGAGAGGCTGCCACACAGCTCTGCTGTGCTGAGCGTGGTGACCCAGGGGCACCTGCCAGGCCACAGTCTGGGGCAGCTTTAGGGCCATCAAGAGACAGCAGGGTCATTGGGACTGATCCCCAGAATGTCACCATGAGCAGGGCCCTGCCTAACTCCCGATCATGTGCTcctatttattaagcacctctAAGTGCTAGGCGCATTACGTTTTTGAATTCTCAGAACTAGAAGGAGGTACTTTCATCATCCGCATTGAACaactgggaaaactgaggctcccaAAGAGAAGcagcttgtccaaggtcacacagctggtaagtggcagagggAACTCAAGTACCGCAGACTCCAGAGCCCTTGTCTTCCCACTGTAAGTACATACCCTTGTGACCACACGTTCCCCCAACTGCCTCACTCTACAGTTTGCAACACCCCACACGAGCTCATCACAAGTCCCAGGGATGTGAGGAGAGCCGGCCTTACTGTCCCCATCTGACAGTTAAGTTAATCTGGGAGATGAAGATGTCAGCCTACCAGTGAAGCGATGAGCCTCCAGCTGTTTCCACTCCCCTAGGCTCCCAGAAGGCAGGGGACCTTCGGGCCCTTTCCTTGACTGGCCTCTGGGCTCCCTGGGGACAGGGCTCAAATGAGCTGAATGTGTGTGTTCCCCAAAAATCCACCTGCTGAAAACTGTGATGCGATTAGGAGGGGAGGTAATGAGATCAGGGGATACAGTCCCCAGGGTGGGATCAGTCTTCCTATAAGAAAGATTGATTGGATGTGAGGGTGATCTGGCTGTGACGTCTGTCACCCCACTGAATCGCCAGGGTTGATTTAGCGGATCTGGCTGGCTAGGTGcatgtccccttcctccctcaccgcTCCAGGTGTGTCCCTCCCAAAGCTGCCAGCTCCGTCGAAGAGGGCGACCACCCCCGATAGAGGACCAGTCTTTGGTCAAGGGCGTGTGAGTAGCTGCGCTGccctgctagaacctccaaacaagctctcGAGAAGGGGCGGGCGGGGGCTAGCTgcctctctttctgccatgtgaggacacaaccaGAGGTCAGCAGTCTTCAGTCCAGAAGAaagtcctcaccagaagctgcCACAAGGACCCGATCTCGGGTTTCTAGCCTCTAGGAccgagagaaataaatttctgattttcacaagccacccaatctatggtaCTTCATGATTGCCGCCTGAAATGGCTAAGATGGGGCTCACATTTCTGATCTGCCCTCTGTCCCCGGTGCCCACACAGGACCGAACACAGAGCAGGAGGTCAGGGAGTGCTGCTACCTGATTGCGAGAATTATCCCCAGTGCCCTGGGCAGAGCCCTGCAGGTGACAGACAGCTAGCACCGCAACCCACATCCACCGGTCAGGCACTGAACTCCATGATGCATTGCTATTAACTCCTTTTATCCTCATGACAGCTCGGTGAGGTGGGTGCTATGgtcccccatttcacagatgggggcATGGAGGCACAGAGGGGTTAGGTCACTTtctcaatgtcacacagctagtaagtctCATCTCAGATCCCCTATCCCCTGGATGAGCCCTAGCCCTGTGTGATCCCCTAGCCCCCGGACAGGCCTGTGTGATCCCCTAGCCTCCGGACAGGCCTGCATGATCCCCTAGCCCCCGGACAGGCCTGCGTGATCCCCTAGCCCCCGGACAGGCCTGCGTGATCCCCTAGCCCCCGGACAGGCCTGTCTGCAGGTGTGGGAATAGCAGGGCTTTGAGAACGCAGGGCGTGTAAACAGGTGCTGGCTGTGACGCAGCTTGGGTGTTTACTTCCTTCCCGGCGGGGCCTGCTCCTGAGCCTAGGCCACTCCCATGGTATCTGTGCTCCCGCAGGGATTAACAGGGAAGCTGTGGGGTTCTGCAGGGCCAGGTACCCACAGTGGACTCTGGTGTTGCGGCCCTGACTTGCTAGAGAGTTGCTGGGCCTCCAGACCACTGTGTCCCATAGGGCTCAGGGAGGGCAGACCATGGCCCAGAGCAGGAAGGCACGTACAGATGCAGGTGCTGTCTGTGCACAGGATTCATGACATCTCCCTCCAGGAGGCAGATCACCGCCCCCATTTAACAGATACCAGTGGAGACTCAGCGAGGAGAAGTGACATGTTCAAGCTGGTCTGGGTGGATCAGCTGACCCAGAGCCACACCCTGTGTCCCAAAGAAGAGTTAACTTGGCATTGACTGTAGTCCTTGCCCCTGGCTGGGGCTCTGCTAACAGGTCGTTCTTCCAGACATGGCTTCCCCACTGTTTGTTAGGCCCAGATATGGGCATATCCAGGGCCTCTGCCACCTAGGCCTGGGGATAACCAAAGCCCCACTGGGAAGCAGActgccccctcccctgcctccacccACAACCAGCACTGTGCCGCACAGGCTGCCAGACTTAGTGAACAGTCACCCGCTCCACCCACTTACAAGCCCTCACCAGGCAGAATTGGAGATACTGGATcagccagagaaagagagagagagcgctctCCCCATGCCTGTCAACACCAAATTCCTGTCACCCCAGCCTCCGGATGTGACGGTCCACATCTGGCTTCCTAGGaggccagagagaaagggcatCACAGCCCACCGCAGAGGCCACAGGGCATTGCTGACTTCCTCTATCCCCTGCGCGTGTGTCTTTGTCACCTCCCTGACAGTACCCTGGGAAAGCTTGAGCCCGTCCGCTTGGCAGagccccaggctgggcacaggcaGATGCTTGGGAATCAGACTCGTCCGGATGGGAAGAGGCAGGAAACAACGAAGCAGGCAGATGGCCATCCTGGTTGTCCAAATGGCTTGGGGCCTCCACAGAGGGCCCTGGCAGGCTGCAGAGGGCCGGGCTAGGATGTGGGCCCCAGGCCAGTCCCCTGAACCAACTCACCCTCCTCAGCCATGTCCTTGTCCAGCACCAGCTTGCCATGCCGGAGGAAGTTCAGGATGGGCCCGAAGTAGGTGGGGTCACGGTCAATGAGGTAGGCCCCGGTCTCATCCTATGGAGGTGAGGGATGCTCCATGAGCGAAGAGTGAGGCCTCTCCCAGGCCAACCCCACACATGCACAGGGAGGGAAGGCGAGTCCAGGGAGAGCTCTTCCCTGAATGGAGCAGGCACAAAGGAGCAAAAAGGCACTGGGGTCAGGTGGACCTGAGTTCAAACCCTGCTTCTGACTTTTCCTGAATGTGTGACCTTAGGCTAATGATTTGGCCTCTTTGAGCCTCACTCCTCTCCCCATCATCAGGGGTCGCTGTGAGCATCTGGTGACAGGAGGTCTGAGTGGCAAGTGGGCCAGCACAGGGCTTGGCGAATGTCCCTCTTAGAAGCTGTCCCCTGATGCCAGCCTCACTGCCGCCCCCAGGTCCCCAGGCTTTCAGGGGATGTTTACAAGTTTCCAAAGAAGCCACTATCTCACTGGACACTCAGGCGGGCAGGGAGGCACAGTGGGCTTCCATGCGACTCTACAGAGAGATGGGAGACATTGAGAGGCGAGGCGACTTGCCAAAGGCCACAGCATCGGAAGGTCACGGATGGGGGACAGGAGACCTTAGAGGTCATCTTCAGACCAGCCCTTcgtgttacagatgaggaaggagGCTGAGCGCAGTGCAGGGAAGGGTCCGACCCAAGGTCGCAGCAGGCAGCGTGCAGCAGAGTCAGGGTGGGTGCTCAGAAACAGTGCCCGCTGGGCCAGCGCTCCTTCTAGATTCAGCCCGCTCACAAGGCGCCCCAGGGCTCCTCCATCCAGCTAGCTCCCTGCACCCCTCCGCCACCCACATCCCAAAGGGCAGGAGGAGTAGCCTCGTCGACTCCTTCCCCAGAGCAGGAGTCCCCTTTGGGAGGGAGGAAAGGCCCCAGGTCTCTCCCTGTCCACTGCCCCAAAGGAGAAGGTGAGACCCCGATCCAGGGCGGCTGGAGAGCTTCTAATGGCCGCGACCTGCGTTGTCCCGTTGCCACGGCAATGGGCACATCCCTCACTACCAGAcccacctcccccttccctcctcctgccgCTTCTTCCCGCCTCCAGTTCCTCGGAAATGAACGCAGTCGGGTCCCCAGCCTGGCGGGCGAGCCAGGCCCGACAGCCCTGCGTCGGGCCAGCAGAGGACCCACCGCCCGCTCGCCGCCCACCCCGGGGGCCTCA
This is a stretch of genomic DNA from Papio anubis isolate 15944 chromosome 16, Panubis1.0, whole genome shotgun sequence. It encodes these proteins:
- the KCTD17 gene encoding BTB/POZ domain-containing protein KCTD17 isoform X1 encodes the protein MQTPRPAMRMEAGEAAPPAGAGGRAAGGWGKWVRLNVGGTVFLTTRQTLCREQKSFLSRLCQGEELQSDRDETGAYLIDRDPTYFGPILNFLRHGKLVLDKDMAEEGVLEEAEFYNIGPLIRIIKDRMEEKDYTVTQVPPKHVYRVLQCQEEELTQMVSTMSDGWRFEQLVNIGSSYNYGSEDQAEFLCVVSKELHSSPNGLSSESSRKTKPSHLRIPLTFSPSHHCLLLRFPLEVLPHLHPPLLPPGSHLHPASSLSAPVRVFSLPAHASIPGLPWSQPPVPSTQAPWPCIPERPACRLLRPFWYLLPPSPGRRGAAAPPVCPPTLPGTTEAGPRPQALPRLLSSRPPPHVSSLQVPVRTLSDLRLSLQ
- the KCTD17 gene encoding BTB/POZ domain-containing protein KCTD17 isoform X9, which translates into the protein MQTPRPAMRMEAGEAAPPAGAGGRAAGGWGKWVRLNVGGTVFLTTRQTLCREQKSFLSRLCQGEELQSDRDETGAYLIDRDPTYFGPILNFLRHGKLVLDKDMAEEGVLEEAEFYNIGPLIRIIKDRMEEKDYTVTQVPPKHVYRVLQCQEEELTQMVSTMSDGWRFEQLVNIGSSYNYGSEDQAEFLCVVSKELHSSPNGLSSESSRKTKLLQARGTRM
- the KCTD17 gene encoding BTB/POZ domain-containing protein KCTD17 isoform X4 gives rise to the protein MQTPRPAMRMEAGEAAPPAGAGGRAAGGWGKWVRLNVGGTVFLTTRQTLCREQKSFLSRLCQGEELQSDRDETGAYLIDRDPTYFGPILNFLRHGKLVLDKDMAEEGVLEEAEFYNIGPLIRIIKDRMEEKDYTVTQVPPKHVYRVLQCQEEELTQMVSTMSDGWRFEQLVNIGSSYNYGSEDQAEFLCVVSKELHSSPNGLSSESSRKTKSTEEQLEEQQQQEEEVEEVEVEQVQVEADAQEKAQSSQDPANLFSLPPLPPPPLPAGGSRPHSLRPEAELAVRASPRPLARPQSCHPCCYKPEAPGCEAPDHLQGLGVPI
- the KCTD17 gene encoding BTB/POZ domain-containing protein KCTD17 isoform X5 gives rise to the protein MQTPRPAMRMEAGEAAPPAGAGGRAAGGWGKWVRLNVGGTVFLTTRQTLCREQKSFLSRLCQGEELQSDRDETGAYLIDRDPTYFGPILNFLRHGKLVLDKDMAEEGVLEEAEFYNIGPLIRIIKDRMEEKDYTVTQVPPKHVYRVLQCQEEELTQMVSTMSDGWRFEQLVNIGSSYNYGSEDQAEFLCVVSKELHSSPNGLSSESSRKTKSTEEQLEEQQQQEEEVEEVEVEQVQVEADAQEKGSRPHSLRPEAELAVRASPRPLARPQSCHPCCYKPEAPGCEAPDHLQGLGVPI
- the KCTD17 gene encoding BTB/POZ domain-containing protein KCTD17 isoform X8 → MQTPRPAMRMEAGEAAPPAGAGGRAAGGWGKWVRLNVGGTVFLTTRQTLCREQKSFLSRLCQGEELQSDRDETGAYLIDRDPTYFGPILNFLRHGKLVLDKDMAEEGVLEEAEFYNIGPLIRIIKDRMEEKDYTVTQVPPKHVYRVLQCQEEELTQMVSTMSDGWRFEQLVNIGSSYNYGSEDQAEFLCVVSKELHSSPNGLSSESSRKTKVPVRTLSDLRLSLQ
- the KCTD17 gene encoding BTB/POZ domain-containing protein KCTD17 isoform X7 yields the protein MQTPRPAMRMEAGEAAPPAGAGGRAAGGWGKWVRLNVGGTVFLTTRQTLCREQKSFLSRLCQGEELQSDRDETGAYLIDRDPTYFGPILNFLRHGKLVLDKDMAEEGVLEEAEFYNIGPLIRIIKDRMEEKDYTVTQVPPKHVYRVLQCQEEELTQMVSTMSDGWRFEQLVNIGSSYNYGSEDQAEFLCVVSKELHSSPNGLSSESSRKTKSTEEQLEEQQQQEEEVEEVEVEQVPVRTLSDLRLSLQ